One genomic window of Mustela lutreola isolate mMusLut2 chromosome 14, mMusLut2.pri, whole genome shotgun sequence includes the following:
- the MUC1 gene encoding mucin-1 produces the protein MTPGFQVPLFLLLLAALQLPADTAQSTDNSFSTTSSASSLTTTPGHHSSRSPSTTPRHHSGQSRTTNTGHHSGTSQTTTTGHHSGQSPTTKTGHQSGPSPTTTTGHHSGPSPTPTTGHQSGPSPTPTTGHHSGPSPTTTTGHHSGPSPTTTTGHHSGRSPTTTTGHHSGPSPTTTTGHHSGPSPTTTPGHHSGPSPTPTTGHQSGPSPTTTTGHQSGPSRTTTTGHHSGPSPTTTTGHHSGPSPTTTTGHHSGPSPTTTTGHHSGRSPTTTTGHHSGPSPTTTTGHHSGPSPTTTTGHHSGPSPTTTTGHHSGRSPTTTTGHHSGPSPTTTTGHHSGPSPTTTTGHHSGPSPTTTTGHHSGRSPTTTTGHHSGPSPTTTTGHHSGPSPTTTPGHHSGPSPTPTTGHQSGPSPTPTTGHQSGPSRTTTTGHHSGPSPTTTTGHHSGPSPTTTTGHHSGPSPTTTTGHHSGRSPTTTTGHHSGPSPTPTTGHQSGPSRTTTTGHHSGPSPTTTTGHHSGPSPTTTTGHHSGPSPTTTTGHHSGPSPTTTPGHHSGRSPTTTPGHHSGPSPTTTPGHHSGPSPTTTTGHHSGPSPTTTTGHHSGRSPTTTPGHHSGPSPTTTPGHHSGPSPTTTTGHHSGRAPTTTTGHHSGPSPTTTPGHHSGPSPTTTPGHHSGPSPTTTPGHHSGPSPTTTTGHHGVPTSTRSSASSSTAASGQHGGTSPSHVPPASTAHRGPEPPTPSYHSTSPQSLSISVFSLSFSIENRHFNSSLEDPGSSYYQELQRNISELFWQIYKKEGFLGLFNIKFRAGSVVVESSLAFRKGATDAHSVQTQLEENKKKFAAYHLSISNVRAQDVSPLSSGQSGSGVPGWGIALLVLVCVLVALAIICVIALTVCQCCRKNCGQLDIFPARDAYHPMSEYPTYHTHGRYVPPGSRRSPYEEVSAGNGGFASVNPSTSATSANL, from the exons ATGACACCGGGCTTCCaggtccctctcttcctcctgctcctggcaGCCCTGCAGCTTCCAG CTGACACTGCACAGTCTACTGATAACTCATTCTCGACCACCAGCTCAGCCTCGAGCTTGACCACCACCCCCGGACACCACAGCAGCCGGTCGCCGTCCACCACACCTAGACATCACAGCGGCCAGTCCCGTACCACAAACACCGGACACCACAGCGGCACGTCCCAGACCACCACCACCGGACACCACAGCGGCCAGTCCCCGACCACCAAGACCGGACACCAGAGCGGCCCGTCCCCGACCACCACGACCGGACACCACAGCGGCCCGTCCCCGACCCCAACGACCGGACACCAGAGCGGCCCGTCCCCGACCCCCACGACCGGACACCACAGCGGCCCGTCCCCGACCACCACGACCGGACACCACAGCGGCCCGTCCCCGACCACCACGACCGGACACCACAGCGGCCGGTCCCCGACCACCACGACCGGACACCACAGCGGCCCGTCCCCGACCACCACGACCGGACACCACAGCGGCCCGTCCCCGACCACCACCCCCGGACACCACAGCGGCCCGTCTCCGACCCCCACGACCGGACACCAGAGCGGCCCGTCCCCGACCACCACGACCGGACACCAGAGCGGCCCGTCCCGGACCACCACGACCGGACACCACAGCGGCCCGTCCCCGACCACCACCACCGGACACCACAGCGGCCCGTCCCCGACCACCACCACCGGACACCACAGCGGCCCGTCCCCGACCACCACCACCGGACACCACAGCGGCCGGTCCCCGACCACCACCACCGGACACCACAGCGGCCCGTCCCCGACCACCACGACCGGACACCACAGCGGCCCGTCCCCGACCACCACGACCGGACACCACAGCGGCCCGTCCCCGACCACCACCACCGGACACCACAGCGGCCGGTCCCCGACCACCACCACCGGACACCACAGCGGCCCGTCCCCGACCACCACGACCGGACACCACAGCGGCCCGTCCCCGACCACCACGACCGGACACCACAGCGGCCCGTCCCCGACCACCACCACCGGACACCACAGCGGCCGGTCCCCGACCACCACCACCGGACACCACAGCGGCCCGTCCCCGACCACCACGACCGGACACCACAGCGGCCCGTCCCCGACCACCACCCCCGGACACCACAGCGGCCCGTCCCCGACCCCCACGACCGGACACCAGAGCGGCCCGTCCCCGACCCCCACGACCGGACACCAGAGCGGCCCGTCCCGGACCACCACGACCGGACACCACAGCGGCCCGTCCCCGACGACCACCACCGGACACCACAGCGGCCCGTCCCCGACCACCACCACCGGACACCACAGCGGCCCGTCCCCGACCACCACCACCGGACACCACAGCGGCCGGTCCCCGACCACCACCACCGGACACCACAGCGGCCCGTCCCCGACCCCCACGACCGGACACCAGAGCGGCCCGTCCCGGACCACCACGACCGGACACCACAGCGGCCCGTCCCCGACCACCACCACCGGACACCACAGCGGCCCGTCCCCGACCACCACGACCGGACACCACAGCGGCCCGTCCCCGACCACCACGACCGGACACCACAGCGGCCCGTCCCCGACCACCACCCCCGGACACCACAGCGGCCGGTCCCCGACCACCACCCCCGGACACCACAGCGGCCCGTCCCCGACCACCACCCCCGGACACCACAGCGGCCCGTCCCCGACCACCACGACCGGACACCACAGCGGCCCGTCCCCGACCACCACGACCGGACACCACAGCGGCCGGTCCCCGACCACCACCCCCGGACACCACAGCGGCCCGTCCCCGACCACCACCCCCGGACACCACAGCGGCCCGTCCCCGACCACCACCACCGGACACCACAGCGGCCGGGCCCCGACCACCACGACCGGACACCACAGCGGCCCGTCCCCGACCACCACCCCCGGACACCACAGCGGCCCGTCCCCGACCACCACCCCCGGACACCACAGCGGCCCGTCCCCGACCACCACCCCCGGACACCACAGCGGCCCGTCCCCGACCACCACGACCGGACACCATGGGGTCCCGACCTCGACCCGCAGCTCAGCCTCGAGCTCGACCGCCGCTTCCGGACAGCACGGTGGCACATCCCCGAGCCACGTCCCGCCCGCCAGCACCGCTCACCGTGGCCCGGAACCTCCCACGCCCTCCTATCACAGCACTTCTCCCCAGTCTCTGAGCATCTCTGTCTTTTCGCTGTCCTTCTCCATCGAGAACCGTCATTTTAACTCTTCTCTGGAAGATCCGGGCTCTAGCTACTACCAGGAGCTGCAGAGGAACATTTCTGAGTTG TTTTGGCAGATTTATAAGAAGGAAGGTTTTCTGGGCCTCTTTAATATCAAATTCAG AGCAGGATCGGTGGTGGTCGAATCGAGCCTGGCCTTCCGAAAGGGTGCCACGGATGCCCACAGCGTGCAGACACAGTtggaagagaacaaaaaaaaatttgccgCATATCACCTGTCCATCTCGAATGTCAGGG CACAAGATGTGTCGCCCCTTTCCTCTGGCCAGTCTGGgtctggggtacctggctggggCATTGCTCTGCTGGTGCTGGTCTGTGTCCTGGTGGCACTCGCCATCATCTGTGTCATTGCTCTG ACGGTGTGTCAGTGCTGCCGAAAGAACTGTGGGCAGCTGGACATCTTCCCAGCCCGCGACGCCTATCACCCTATGAGCGAGTACCCCACCTACCACACCCACGGGCGCTACGTGCCTCCGGGCAGCAGACGCAGCCCCTATGAGGAG GTCTCTGCAGGCAACGGGGGCTTCGCGTCCGTGAACCCGAGCACGTCAGCCACTTCCGCCAACCTGTAG